Proteins co-encoded in one Campylobacter concisus genomic window:
- a CDS encoding M48 family metallopeptidase has product MARKTPSLKQKSINLDFYGLSVLINFKTNVKSMRLRVGKDAKITLSMPFYSTQKMALSFLEMHRIWIENTYKKALANLPKDDEVKFLGQIYKIKFDENFKEPFFDGEFVFTPNLKSLERFKKVRAKELFLELVSHFQPFINKPIKRIVIRNSKTRWGSCNHKKGYINLSLRLIEKPLSAVRYVVLHELTHLLYPHHQKSFYDFIEKIMPDYKKQEQILKA; this is encoded by the coding sequence ATGGCAAGAAAAACGCCTAGTTTAAAGCAAAAGAGCATAAATTTAGACTTTTATGGGCTAAGCGTTTTAATAAATTTTAAAACAAATGTAAAATCCATGCGTCTAAGAGTTGGCAAGGACGCTAAGATCACGCTATCTATGCCATTTTACAGCACACAAAAGATGGCTCTTAGCTTTCTTGAGATGCACAGAATTTGGATTGAAAATACTTACAAAAAAGCTCTTGCAAATTTACCAAAAGATGATGAGGTAAAATTTCTTGGGCAAATTTATAAGATAAAATTTGATGAAAATTTTAAAGAGCCATTTTTTGATGGCGAGTTTGTCTTTACGCCAAATTTAAAAAGCCTTGAGCGTTTTAAAAAAGTAAGAGCAAAAGAGCTATTTTTAGAGCTTGTAAGCCATTTTCAGCCTTTTATAAATAAGCCAATCAAGCGCATCGTCATACGAAATAGCAAAACTCGCTGGGGTAGTTGCAACCACAAAAAAGGCTATATAAACCTAAGCCTAAGACTCATAGAAAAGCCGCTCTCAGCCGTACGCTACGTCGTTCTTCACGAGCTAACACACCTGCTCTATCCGCATCATCAAAAAAGTTTTTACGATTTTATAGAAAAAATCATGCCTGATTATAAAAAACAAGAGCAAATTTTAAAAGCGTAA
- a CDS encoding tetratricopeptide repeat protein, with the protein MKKMIFISILATCAFAGNFEDGLKAYGSSNFKEALAKFEAGCLANDVKSCVKVGAIYQLGKTALPNPSKALEYYNKACEAGEVEGCSAAGGLYLNTEPQKARELFNKACEKNDGYSCEMVGSILIEAKEFKKAYEFLVKGCELGDKMSCEFAGDLRRSKQL; encoded by the coding sequence ATGAAAAAAATGATTTTTATCTCAATCTTAGCCACTTGTGCTTTTGCAGGCAACTTTGAAGATGGCCTAAAGGCATATGGGAGCTCAAATTTTAAAGAAGCTTTGGCTAAATTTGAAGCAGGATGTTTGGCAAATGATGTAAAATCTTGCGTAAAAGTTGGAGCGATTTACCAACTAGGAAAAACAGCTCTACCTAATCCAAGCAAGGCCTTAGAGTACTATAACAAAGCTTGCGAAGCTGGTGAGGTTGAAGGTTGCTCGGCAGCTGGTGGACTTTATCTAAATACTGAGCCACAAAAAGCAAGAGAACTTTTTAATAAAGCTTGTGAGAAGAATGATGGATATTCTTGCGAGATGGTAGGTTCTATCTTGATAGAGGCTAAAGAATTTAAAAAAGCTTATGAATTTTTAGTAAAAGGCTGCGAATTAGGTGATAAGATGTCTTGCGAATTTGCAGGTGATCTAAGACGCTCAAAACAACTATAA
- a CDS encoding TRAP transporter permease, with the protein MNEVKDNEEQFVEVKTREINSNFYNYFIAIVCFSWSVFQLYIAYFPLNTNISRSIHLAFAVGLVFLLYPVTFHKKAHSSLPFYDLVFCVVGVVTVLYPAVYFYELADRTGDYITQDIVISFLAIIVLLEAGRRVMGPALPIICILFLIYDHFGPYMPDIIAHQGASFEKIAGHMFLTTEGIFGVPIGVSVSFIYLFVLFGSLLERAGAGQYFINLAFSLLGKYRGGPAKASVIASGLTGMVSGSSTANVVTVGTFTIPLMKKAGLSRTKAGAIEVAAGVNGQLMPPIMGAAAFIIAEFLGMTYTNVMMAAVIPAFACYLSLFFIVHLESVKLGLKGINQSEFHSRFKIFVSGLHYITPILILLYTLLIAKESAIAAAFNAIGFLFLIMIFQEPVKKLASGEKVGINDVLIGFEDIFWAMVAAAKSMTTIAIATALAGIIVGSISLTGLGQVLSDLVELLAGDNIVMILLLTAMMSLILGMGLPTTANYIVVSSLVAPVILFLAHKNGFLIPAIAVHLFVFYFGILADDTPPVGIAAYAAAGIAKANPITVGVQGFFYDLRTAILPFAFFFNNKLMLIESVNEGDPLDSKGIIWMSNPLEILLVFGMAIVGMFAFSSLLQGFYVTKLRIWERILLIPVVPLALVPNICAKFNLIPNEYTAYIVAAVLYGFVFMTQWGIKDKPLDQIKII; encoded by the coding sequence ATGAACGAAGTCAAAGACAACGAAGAACAATTTGTCGAAGTAAAAACAAGGGAGATAAATAGCAATTTTTATAACTATTTCATTGCGATCGTATGCTTTTCTTGGTCAGTTTTTCAGCTTTATATAGCTTATTTTCCGCTAAATACAAACATTTCGCGCTCGATACACTTAGCCTTTGCGGTTGGTCTTGTATTTTTGCTTTATCCAGTCACTTTTCATAAAAAGGCACATTCTAGTTTGCCATTTTACGATCTAGTCTTTTGCGTGGTAGGCGTAGTTACTGTGCTTTATCCGGCGGTTTATTTTTATGAGCTAGCTGATAGGACCGGGGACTACATCACACAAGATATCGTCATATCATTTTTAGCGATCATTGTCTTGCTTGAGGCTGGCAGGCGTGTCATGGGACCAGCACTTCCAATTATTTGTATATTATTTTTGATATATGATCACTTTGGCCCTTATATGCCAGACATCATCGCTCATCAGGGTGCCAGCTTTGAAAAGATCGCAGGACACATGTTCTTGACAACTGAGGGCATCTTTGGTGTGCCTATCGGAGTTAGCGTTAGCTTTATCTATCTTTTTGTTCTTTTTGGCTCATTGCTTGAGAGGGCAGGTGCTGGGCAATATTTCATAAATTTAGCTTTCTCTCTTCTTGGAAAATATAGAGGCGGTCCAGCTAAGGCCTCGGTCATCGCAAGTGGTCTAACTGGCATGGTTTCAGGAAGCTCCACTGCAAATGTTGTAACCGTTGGCACATTTACCATACCACTTATGAAAAAAGCTGGTCTTTCACGCACAAAAGCTGGAGCCATCGAAGTTGCAGCTGGCGTAAATGGACAGCTCATGCCACCTATCATGGGCGCAGCTGCTTTTATCATCGCTGAGTTTTTAGGCATGACATATACAAATGTCATGATGGCGGCGGTTATCCCAGCGTTTGCTTGTTATTTGTCGCTATTTTTTATCGTTCATTTAGAAAGCGTGAAGCTTGGCTTAAAAGGTATAAATCAAAGCGAGTTTCACTCAAGATTTAAAATTTTTGTAAGCGGACTTCACTATATAACTCCGATTTTGATTTTGCTTTATACGCTATTAATCGCAAAAGAGTCAGCCATCGCTGCAGCATTTAATGCGATTGGATTTTTATTTTTAATAATGATCTTTCAAGAGCCAGTTAAAAAACTAGCAAGTGGCGAAAAAGTTGGAATAAATGATGTGTTAATAGGCTTTGAAGATATATTTTGGGCGATGGTTGCAGCCGCAAAAAGCATGACAACGATCGCTATAGCAACCGCGCTTGCAGGTATCATCGTGGGCTCTATCTCTCTAACTGGCCTTGGCCAAGTACTTTCAGATCTAGTTGAGCTACTTGCTGGTGATAATATAGTTATGATATTGCTTCTTACTGCGATGATGTCGCTAATACTAGGAATGGGTCTTCCAACGACGGCAAACTACATTGTAGTTTCAAGTCTTGTGGCACCTGTTATTTTATTTTTAGCGCACAAAAATGGCTTTTTAATCCCAGCCATTGCTGTGCATCTTTTTGTCTTTTACTTTGGAATTTTAGCTGATGACACGCCACCAGTTGGTATCGCAGCTTATGCAGCAGCTGGTATTGCTAAAGCAAATCCTATAACTGTTGGTGTTCAAGGATTCTTTTATGATCTAAGAACGGCGATCTTGCCATTTGCCTTTTTCTTTAACAACAAACTTATGCTAATAGAAAGCGTAAATGAGGGCGACCCGCTTGATTCAAAAGGAATAATCTGGATGAGTAATCCGCTTGAAATTTTACTTGTCTTTGGTATGGCGATCGTGGGAATGTTTGCTTTTTCAAGCTTACTTCAAGGCTTCTATGTTACAAAGCTTAGAATTTGGGAGCGTATTCTTTTGATCCCTGTTGTGCCACTAGCTCTTGTACCAAATATATGTGCGAAATTTAATCTTATACCAAACGAATACACTGCTTATATCGTAGCTGCTGTACTTTATGGATTTGTTTTTATGACTCAATGGGGCATTAAAGATAAACCACTTGATCAAATAAAAATAATCTAA
- a CDS encoding TAXI family TRAP transporter solute-binding subunit produces MKTTSLALAGLLLATTLSAKEFISIGTGGMTGTYYPIGGAICRLANKNTNVKCSVQSTGGSVYNVNNVLKKELTFGFVQSDVVYDKFNGTGKFDGAKDENLRSVVAIYPELLAFVVAKDSGLTSDLASFAGKKYNVGNPGSGNEVSTLEVFKAKGFDVSKLGYRGVLTVGECPHALKDKKIDGYSFVVGHPTANITDAATSLPIDILNIEGSEIDKLLADKPYFAKGVIPKGSYDGVDHDVNTIGVKAVLVTNKDTKDEAVKAVIKAILDNFDEYKTLHPALKSVNKEDLVQGLSAPLHPAAEAAFKEAGILK; encoded by the coding sequence ATGAAAACTACTTCTTTGGCACTTGCTGGTTTGCTTTTAGCAACAACTCTTTCGGCAAAAGAATTTATCAGTATCGGTACTGGCGGCATGACAGGTACTTATTATCCGATAGGTGGAGCGATTTGCCGTTTAGCAAACAAAAATACTAATGTAAAATGCTCAGTCCAATCAACTGGCGGCTCAGTCTATAACGTGAATAACGTCCTCAAAAAAGAGCTTACATTTGGCTTCGTTCAAAGTGACGTTGTCTATGATAAATTTAATGGCACTGGCAAATTTGACGGAGCAAAAGATGAAAATTTACGCTCAGTAGTTGCTATCTATCCAGAACTTCTTGCATTTGTTGTAGCAAAAGATAGCGGTCTTACAAGTGATCTTGCTTCATTTGCAGGTAAAAAATATAACGTCGGAAACCCAGGCAGTGGCAACGAAGTAAGCACGCTTGAAGTCTTTAAAGCAAAAGGCTTTGACGTTTCAAAACTAGGCTACCGCGGCGTTTTAACAGTTGGCGAATGCCCACACGCACTAAAAGATAAAAAGATAGACGGATATAGCTTTGTAGTCGGTCACCCAACCGCAAACATCACTGACGCTGCGACATCTTTGCCTATCGATATCCTAAATATCGAAGGTAGCGAGATCGACAAACTTCTTGCAGACAAGCCATACTTTGCAAAAGGCGTGATCCCAAAAGGCTCATATGACGGCGTCGATCACGATGTAAACACTATCGGCGTAAAAGCTGTTTTGGTAACCAATAAAGACACAAAAGATGAGGCCGTAAAAGCTGTGATAAAAGCTATTTTAGACAACTTTGATGAGTATAAAACTCTTCACCCAGCGCTAAAATCAGTAAATAAAGAAGATCTTGTCCAAGGTCTTTCAGCTCCGCTTCACCCAGCTGCAGAGGCTGCATTTAAAGAGGCTGGTATTTTAAAATAA